A stretch of Alkalibacter saccharofermentans DSM 14828 DNA encodes these proteins:
- the casB gene encoding type I-E CRISPR-associated protein Cse2/CasB: MYGEAKKASEFVRQKINYLKANNNDSLTKATLAKLRRGIGKIPGSQPELWDVTLNGLPVSLSSISEEPSIGEWSVHTALCLYALHQQGKDIKNQCMHKTDKTLGLAVKQLIDKDKNNEVSVMRRFHIVASSDTRERFIWQLRSLVQLMKNKDIPLDYARLARDIYLFQIPDFRDGVRLQWGQDLYRMQIEGEFK; this comes from the coding sequence ATGTATGGTGAAGCCAAGAAAGCGAGTGAATTTGTAAGACAAAAGATAAACTATTTGAAAGCAAACAACAACGATTCTCTGACTAAAGCTACACTTGCCAAACTTCGTCGAGGAATTGGGAAAATACCAGGAAGCCAACCTGAGTTGTGGGATGTAACATTAAATGGATTGCCAGTATCATTAAGCAGCATCAGCGAAGAACCATCCATTGGGGAGTGGTCAGTACACACCGCTTTATGTCTTTATGCATTGCACCAACAAGGTAAGGATATTAAGAATCAATGTATGCATAAGACTGATAAGACTTTGGGCTTGGCTGTTAAACAACTTATTGATAAGGATAAAAACAACGAAGTCTCAGTGATGAGAAGATTTCATATAGTAGCGTCTTCAGATACTCGGGAAAGATTTATTTGGCAGTTAAGAAGTTTGGTTCAACTCATGAAAAATAAAGACATTCCATTGGACTACGCAAGATTGGCTAGAGACATTTACTTATTTCAAATCCCCGATTTTAGGGATGGTGTGCGTCTGCAATGGGGTCAAGACTTATATAGAATGCAGATAGAAGGTGAATTTAAATAA
- the casA gene encoding type I-E CRISPR-associated protein Cse1/CasA has protein sequence MKEKEFNLLNEPWIAVIKHNGQKEEVSLVTVFERAHEWKRLAGEMDSQDIAVLRLLLAILHAVFSRYDLSGKFEPIKSPSEALWRWKSLWDKRTLDVPIINEYLNMYSDRFWLFHPEAPFYQVPNLENATEYTAAKLNGILSESNNKLRLFPQRSGDEKTALSYPEAARWLLYINSFDDTSAKPKEKGLPSPGAGWLGKLGLIIAVGDNLFETLLLNMIFLKDGLNELWGKESPIWENPVRTGERVEISIPDNPSELLTIQSRRLLLKRLDEKIIGFSLLGGEFFQKENAFAEQMTVWKNTAKKESDSPVYQPKRHDPARQIWRDFSTIAVQRQGKQRPGVVSWIARLKAENIIPLSLFRFQTVSLKYADKDFFVEDLSSDMIAFSSDLLTYLGNEWLSRIVDEIEITDRLVQQVGILAQNVAKAKGDINVRNCRDFAKQQGYYRLDLPFRKWLSKIDPINDEMNDVCNEWWEEERRIIRRLGNELVEQAGVKAFIGRIVIENGKENRYAAPKAFNRFLYNTASQEVLKLKGDKY, from the coding sequence ATGAAGGAAAAAGAATTTAATTTATTGAATGAACCGTGGATTGCCGTTATAAAACATAATGGTCAGAAGGAAGAAGTGTCTCTTGTGACGGTTTTCGAGCGTGCTCATGAATGGAAAAGATTGGCTGGTGAAATGGATAGTCAAGATATCGCAGTCCTACGATTGTTATTAGCTATACTACATGCAGTTTTTAGTAGATACGATTTAAGTGGCAAGTTTGAACCAATAAAATCCCCAAGTGAAGCACTGTGGAGATGGAAGAGTTTATGGGATAAAAGAACTTTAGATGTGCCAATTATTAATGAATATCTAAATATGTATAGCGATCGTTTTTGGTTGTTTCATCCAGAAGCACCTTTTTATCAAGTGCCAAATTTAGAAAATGCCACGGAATACACTGCTGCAAAACTAAATGGAATCTTATCAGAGAGCAACAATAAATTGCGTTTATTTCCACAAAGGTCAGGTGATGAAAAAACAGCGCTAAGTTATCCAGAAGCAGCGCGATGGCTTTTGTACATAAATTCCTTTGATGATACTTCTGCTAAACCTAAAGAGAAAGGATTGCCTAGCCCTGGTGCTGGATGGCTAGGGAAACTAGGATTGATAATTGCTGTAGGTGATAATTTGTTTGAGACACTACTTCTGAACATGATATTTTTAAAGGATGGATTAAATGAATTGTGGGGGAAAGAATCGCCTATATGGGAAAATCCAGTGAGAACAGGTGAAAGAGTTGAAATATCGATACCTGACAACCCCTCCGAATTGTTAACAATACAATCTAGGCGCTTGCTACTAAAGCGTCTTGATGAAAAAATAATTGGTTTCTCGTTGCTTGGAGGAGAATTTTTCCAAAAAGAGAACGCTTTTGCAGAACAAATGACAGTTTGGAAAAATACAGCTAAAAAAGAATCAGACTCACCTGTATATCAGCCGAAACGACATGATCCAGCACGTCAGATTTGGAGGGATTTTTCTACTATAGCAGTCCAAAGACAAGGGAAACAACGTCCAGGAGTTGTCAGTTGGATAGCACGTTTAAAAGCGGAAAATATAATTCCATTATCACTGTTTCGATTTCAAACGGTATCGTTAAAATATGCTGACAAAGATTTTTTTGTAGAAGATTTGTCAAGTGATATGATTGCGTTTAGCTCTGATTTATTGACGTATCTAGGAAATGAATGGTTAAGCCGTATTGTAGACGAAATTGAAATTACAGACAGGCTTGTTCAGCAGGTTGGAATACTTGCTCAAAATGTTGCTAAAGCAAAAGGGGATATCAACGTAAGAAATTGTAGGGATTTTGCAAAACAGCAAGGTTATTATCGTTTGGATTTGCCATTTCGTAAATGGTTAAGCAAAATAGATCCGATTAATGATGAAATGAACGATGTTTGTAATGAATGGTGGGAAGAAGAAAGAAGAATAATACGTAGACTGGGAAATGAGTTGGTTGAACAAGCTGGAGTTAAAGCTTTTATTGGCCGTATTGTTATTGAAAATGGAAAAGAAAATAGATATGCAGCACCAAAGGCGTTTAATCGTTTTCTATACAATACAGCAAGCCAAGAGGTTTTGAAATTGAAAGGAGATAAATATTAA
- the cas3 gene encoding CRISPR-associated helicase Cas3': protein MISEMARSLWAKKSKDQELMWLPLVYHMKDAAMMAKKIWNLWIPEGVIEVINDGIADKSEAEKLFVFLSAVHDLGKATPVFQAKSNLLHSELESFIFNQIYDSGLPIKPSAYFKRAIKTPHALATYKLLEQFGCNTSISSVAGSHHGKPPENEILINSGVGIYAENFHLGKEGYRQWTNVQQELIEYSLELAGFSSIKELPSPQMSAQVLLSGLIIMVDWIVSNEKYFPLIRIDELDDYNARSRIEYAWDTLLLTDPWRVGSKWIQTDFFQQRFDFMPNELQATVLNESKKIESPGIMIIEAPMGVGKTEAALVAAEIFASKSKRKGVFFALPTQSTSDGIFPRILKWVEKLDCDDFQSLRLMHGKAEFNELYQKIRENENDSSSVFVHEWYEGRKKNMLDDFAVGTIDQLLLAALKQKHVMLRHLGLANKVVIIDECHAYDAYMCQYLSRALNWLGAYRVPVIVLSATLTTDKRREVIDAYLNKASYKKNQSDPLNRGNIKDSSLPEWSTSFNYPIITYTEGNNVSQIDVGIDQKSKTVQVDYLSDNDLFKKLNDLISDGGCAGIIVNTVSRAQKIAKLLSEKFDDNIVKLYHSRFLAPDRAEKERLIISELGKPSKEKVRPYKRIIVGTQVLEQSLDIDFDVLITDISPMDLILQRIGRLHRHSRERPEKLKVARCFLTGIIDGKFEEGTEKVYGEYLLLRTRDCIPSKILLPDDISQLVQKTYAKEGSFLEKSNYTKAFSDYKKRIQDKIQRANSYRIDRPWVDGDMKSWLQTYVGEKSGEAAVRDGDESIEVLVVQKDSSGRIRYLPWIENGRELPKYEVLDKYSAQVLARCRIRLPSVLCAPWNIDKTIEELELLAQNEFLEWLYSPWLSGELFLVLDSRLVAKIGEYFLFYSQTYGLYYEKEERLNEGKRI from the coding sequence TTGATATCTGAGATGGCTAGAAGCTTGTGGGCAAAAAAAAGTAAAGATCAAGAATTGATGTGGCTTCCATTAGTATATCATATGAAAGATGCAGCCATGATGGCAAAAAAAATATGGAATCTATGGATTCCAGAGGGTGTAATAGAAGTTATAAATGATGGTATTGCAGATAAATCTGAGGCAGAAAAGCTTTTTGTTTTTTTATCGGCGGTTCATGATTTAGGAAAAGCGACTCCTGTTTTTCAAGCGAAATCTAATTTGCTGCATAGTGAATTAGAATCATTTATTTTCAATCAAATATATGATTCAGGGCTACCTATAAAACCCTCAGCATATTTTAAAAGAGCAATAAAAACACCACATGCATTAGCAACATATAAATTATTAGAGCAATTTGGTTGTAACACAAGCATATCGTCCGTAGCAGGCTCTCATCACGGTAAACCACCTGAAAACGAGATATTAATAAATAGTGGAGTTGGAATATATGCTGAAAACTTCCATTTAGGAAAAGAAGGTTATAGACAATGGACTAACGTTCAACAAGAATTGATTGAATATTCACTTGAATTAGCAGGGTTTTCATCAATAAAAGAACTACCAAGTCCTCAAATGTCAGCGCAAGTATTGCTAAGTGGGTTGATTATAATGGTAGATTGGATTGTTAGCAATGAAAAATATTTTCCACTAATAAGAATTGATGAGTTGGATGATTATAATGCTCGCTCAAGAATTGAATATGCTTGGGATACATTGTTGTTAACTGATCCATGGAGAGTTGGTAGCAAATGGATTCAAACAGACTTTTTTCAACAACGTTTTGATTTTATGCCTAATGAACTTCAAGCAACTGTTTTAAACGAATCAAAGAAGATAGAATCTCCTGGGATCATGATAATAGAAGCTCCAATGGGTGTAGGGAAAACAGAAGCAGCACTTGTTGCTGCAGAGATATTTGCATCAAAAAGTAAAAGAAAAGGAGTTTTTTTTGCGCTTCCAACTCAATCAACTTCAGATGGGATTTTTCCTCGGATATTAAAATGGGTAGAAAAACTTGATTGTGATGACTTTCAGTCACTTCGTTTAATGCATGGTAAAGCTGAATTTAACGAATTATATCAAAAGATTAGAGAAAATGAGAACGATAGCAGCAGTGTGTTTGTTCATGAATGGTATGAAGGACGAAAAAAAAATATGCTTGACGACTTTGCTGTAGGTACTATCGATCAGCTACTCCTGGCAGCCTTGAAGCAAAAGCATGTGATGTTGAGGCATCTGGGTTTAGCAAATAAAGTTGTAATAATTGATGAGTGTCATGCCTATGATGCGTACATGTGTCAGTATCTATCAAGAGCTTTGAACTGGTTGGGAGCATATAGAGTCCCTGTAATTGTTCTATCTGCTACGCTAACTACAGATAAGCGAAGAGAAGTTATCGATGCATACTTAAATAAGGCCTCCTATAAAAAAAATCAGTCAGATCCATTAAATAGAGGTAATATTAAGGATAGTAGTTTGCCTGAGTGGAGTACAAGTTTTAATTACCCAATTATAACATACACAGAAGGAAATAATGTTTCCCAAATAGATGTTGGCATAGACCAAAAATCAAAAACCGTTCAAGTGGACTATCTGTCAGACAATGATCTTTTTAAAAAGCTGAACGACCTGATATCGGATGGAGGTTGTGCAGGTATAATTGTAAACACAGTTAGTAGAGCGCAAAAAATTGCAAAATTGCTGAGTGAAAAGTTCGACGATAATATTGTGAAGCTTTATCATTCTAGGTTTTTAGCGCCTGATCGTGCGGAGAAGGAGAGACTTATTATATCAGAACTTGGGAAACCAAGCAAAGAAAAAGTACGACCTTATAAAAGAATTATCGTCGGGACACAGGTGCTTGAACAGTCTCTTGACATTGATTTTGATGTCTTGATTACTGATATTTCACCGATGGATTTGATTTTACAACGTATTGGTAGATTGCACAGGCACTCGAGAGAGAGACCCGAAAAGTTAAAAGTTGCTCGGTGTTTTTTAACTGGTATTATAGATGGAAAATTTGAAGAAGGTACAGAAAAAGTATATGGTGAATATTTGCTCTTGCGTACACGTGATTGCATTCCTTCAAAAATATTATTACCGGATGATATTTCTCAGTTGGTACAAAAAACATATGCAAAAGAGGGAAGTTTTTTAGAAAAATCTAATTATACAAAGGCGTTTTCAGATTACAAAAAACGAATACAAGATAAAATTCAACGTGCGAACTCTTATAGAATAGATAGACCCTGGGTTGACGGAGATATGAAAAGTTGGCTTCAAACCTATGTAGGCGAAAAAAGTGGTGAAGCTGCGGTCCGTGATGGAGATGAATCTATTGAGGTGTTGGTTGTTCAAAAAGACAGCTCAGGTAGGATTCGATATTTACCATGGATTGAAAATGGTCGTGAATTACCGAAGTATGAAGTTTTAGATAAGTATTCAGCTCAAGTATTGGCACGTTGCAGAATTAGATTACCATCTGTATTGTGTGCACCATGGAATATTGATAAAACCATTGAAGAACTTGAGTTATTGGCTCAAAATGAGTTTCTAGAGTGGTTATATTCACCATGGCTCTCAGGGGAATTGTTTTTAGTGCTAGATAGTAGATTGGTAGCTAAAATAGGAGAGTATTTTCTGTTTTACAGTCAAACTTATGGATTGTACTACGAGAAGGAGGAGCGGTTGAATGAAGGAAAAAGAATTTAA
- a CDS encoding DEAD/DEAH box helicase, translating to MKTNLPIGIYEQVINGYIHQELEKLAHNPKFYIDKSYINAVTSQDMLANYLAKILREVFTALDHKNHKIEDRLSLANELIRYMANFLSQQKSPDVDLIKRLDNYWIQKEGEMLLAIAERKAEHLVNKSKMELVRPSTSVATQSLFTGAAHEPRMESEIRKEIVSCERIDWLISFVKWTGLRLVMDELKEFTEQGGKLRVITTSYIGATDYKAVDWLSKLCNTEIKISYDTERTRLHAKTYVFWRNTGFSTAYIGSSNLSESAMTSGLEWNVKLSEYDSKPAMQKIEATFETYWNSPEFMIFNRETDENRLKTALLKGKGIESNGNSAMDVHYFDISPHHYQQEILDKLEAERQVHGNFRNLVISATGTGKTVISAFDYKRFNKENQRARLLFVAHRKEILSQSLQCFRNILKQPNFGGLLVDGIRPESIEHVFVSIQSVNSTKFIETLPEDYYDFIIVDEFHHAAAPSYQDLLRHFKPKILLGLTATPERTDGQSIFDYFDSPDAIQLRLTEAIERKLLSPFHYFGVTDSIDFRHVRWQAGKYNMEDLENLIVLSERSAKIRAEQIKMAIGNYALDWAEIIGIGFCVTKKHAEFMANFFNDSGIPSDFLTSDSDLKIRESTKQRLVSKEIHFVFVVDLYNEGVDIPEVNTVLFLRPTESLTVFLQQLGRGLRLSEDKEALTVIDFVGQQRAEYNFEERFRALMKQTKGSVSQEIKSGFVHVPKGCAIYLEKVAQKTVLNHISNAVNNKRQVLRKIRDWQGKDSKNNFLDFFIHWNVSPLELYRIDSKKATLSGLSNMPGSSREHDKMLSNGYARLSQVKAVHWLKWLLDNLPDIYAERFDLSTIRTSHLSSLYLDMLYYTFMNEGINMLGKEFNEVLDMLFGKQCYFDELMSVIQFTYDHQDQVTTPIAELNGALELHGVYTINMVLSALEKHNYERLYPLREGVLYINEKEMDVLFVTLNKSESDYSETTLYDDYAINEKLFHWQSQSRTTVESTTGQRYISQKKSGRKVLMFARSYKKQKDYTCLYTCLGFADYVRHEGSAPINIIWELRNRMPAKLLELASKAE from the coding sequence TTGAAAACAAATCTACCCATAGGAATCTATGAGCAAGTTATAAATGGATATATCCATCAAGAGCTGGAAAAACTAGCTCATAATCCTAAATTTTATATCGATAAAAGCTATATAAATGCGGTAACATCCCAGGATATGCTAGCTAATTACTTGGCAAAAATTCTTAGAGAAGTATTTACAGCTCTTGATCACAAAAACCATAAAATTGAAGACAGGTTAAGCTTGGCTAATGAGTTGATTCGTTATATGGCGAATTTTTTGTCTCAACAGAAAAGTCCTGATGTGGATTTAATTAAGCGGCTAGATAATTATTGGATCCAAAAAGAGGGTGAGATGCTTTTGGCTATTGCTGAAAGGAAAGCTGAGCATCTAGTTAATAAATCAAAAATGGAGTTAGTAAGACCTTCCACAAGTGTGGCAACTCAGAGTTTATTTACAGGTGCTGCTCATGAACCAAGAATGGAATCAGAAATCCGCAAGGAAATAGTTAGTTGCGAGCGCATTGACTGGTTGATATCTTTTGTAAAGTGGACAGGGTTGAGATTGGTTATGGATGAACTTAAGGAATTTACGGAACAAGGTGGAAAACTAAGGGTGATAACAACTTCATATATAGGAGCTACAGACTATAAAGCGGTTGATTGGTTGTCTAAGCTTTGCAATACTGAAATAAAGATCTCTTACGATACTGAAAGAACTCGACTTCATGCAAAAACATATGTTTTTTGGAGAAATACAGGATTTAGCACGGCATATATTGGATCATCAAATTTATCTGAAAGTGCCATGACTAGTGGTCTAGAGTGGAACGTAAAACTTTCAGAATATGACTCTAAACCTGCTATGCAAAAAATTGAGGCAACATTTGAGACGTATTGGAATAGCCCTGAATTTATGATCTTTAACCGCGAAACAGACGAAAACAGACTAAAAACCGCACTGTTAAAGGGAAAAGGAATCGAATCAAATGGTAATTCTGCAATGGATGTTCACTATTTTGATATATCACCACATCATTACCAACAGGAAATTCTAGATAAGCTAGAAGCCGAGCGACAGGTGCACGGCAATTTCAGAAACCTAGTAATTTCTGCCACTGGTACAGGCAAAACCGTGATTTCAGCATTTGATTACAAACGTTTTAATAAAGAAAATCAAAGAGCCAGGTTGCTATTTGTAGCCCACAGAAAAGAAATATTATCTCAGAGCTTGCAGTGCTTCAGAAATATATTAAAGCAGCCTAATTTTGGCGGTTTACTGGTTGATGGAATAAGACCTGAAAGCATAGAGCACGTTTTTGTATCAATCCAGTCTGTTAATTCGACAAAGTTTATTGAAACATTACCAGAGGATTATTATGACTTTATCATAGTAGATGAATTTCACCATGCGGCAGCACCATCCTACCAAGATCTGCTGAGGCACTTTAAGCCTAAGATACTCTTGGGTTTGACTGCAACACCTGAGAGAACAGATGGTCAGAGTATCTTTGACTACTTTGATAGTCCGGATGCAATTCAGCTGAGGTTGACCGAAGCTATCGAAAGAAAACTATTAAGTCCATTTCATTATTTTGGTGTAACTGACAGCATAGACTTTCGACATGTGAGATGGCAAGCAGGAAAGTATAATATGGAGGATTTAGAAAACCTAATAGTCTTAAGCGAACGAAGTGCCAAAATCCGCGCAGAACAAATAAAAATGGCAATAGGAAATTACGCCTTAGATTGGGCAGAAATTATAGGTATCGGATTTTGTGTCACAAAAAAACATGCTGAGTTTATGGCTAACTTTTTTAATGATTCAGGGATTCCTTCAGATTTTTTAACATCAGATTCCGATTTGAAAATAAGAGAAAGCACAAAACAGAGACTTGTATCCAAAGAGATTCACTTTGTGTTTGTAGTAGACCTATACAATGAAGGAGTAGACATACCGGAAGTGAATACCGTTTTGTTTTTAAGACCGACGGAAAGCCTTACAGTTTTTTTACAACAATTAGGAAGGGGACTTCGATTATCAGAAGACAAAGAAGCTCTCACAGTAATTGATTTTGTAGGGCAACAAAGGGCTGAGTATAATTTTGAAGAACGCTTTAGAGCTTTAATGAAACAGACAAAAGGATCTGTCAGTCAAGAAATTAAATCAGGATTTGTCCATGTGCCCAAAGGATGCGCTATATATCTGGAGAAGGTTGCACAAAAAACAGTTTTGAATCATATTTCAAATGCGGTCAACAACAAAAGGCAGGTACTTCGCAAGATAAGAGACTGGCAGGGGAAAGATTCCAAAAATAATTTCTTGGATTTTTTCATTCACTGGAACGTCAGTCCACTTGAGTTGTATAGAATCGATTCGAAAAAAGCTACACTATCTGGACTTTCCAATATGCCCGGTTCAAGCAGGGAACATGATAAAATGCTAAGCAACGGTTATGCGAGGCTTTCTCAAGTCAAGGCTGTGCATTGGTTGAAATGGTTATTGGATAACCTGCCCGATATTTATGCGGAGAGATTTGATTTAAGTACTATCAGAACGTCTCATTTGTCCAGTTTATATTTGGATATGCTCTATTACACATTTATGAACGAAGGTATAAATATGCTTGGAAAGGAATTTAATGAAGTTTTAGACATGCTGTTTGGGAAACAGTGTTATTTTGATGAGCTTATGTCGGTTATACAATTCACTTATGATCATCAAGATCAAGTAACGACGCCCATAGCCGAGCTTAATGGAGCACTTGAGCTTCACGGTGTTTATACAATAAATATGGTCCTCTCAGCTCTTGAAAAACACAATTATGAAAGACTGTATCCATTAAGAGAAGGCGTTCTCTACATTAACGAAAAAGAAATGGATGTATTATTTGTAACTTTAAACAAGAGTGAGTCTGACTATAGTGAAACTACTTTATATGATGACTATGCTATTAATGAAAAATTATTTCACTGGCAAAGCCAAAGTAGAACTACGGTTGAATCGACTACTGGTCAGCGTTATATTTCTCAGAAGAAAAGTGGGCGAAAAGTCTTGATGTTTGCTAGAAGTTATAAGAAGCAAAAGGACTATACATGCTTATATACTTGTTTAGGATTTGCCGATTATGTACGGCATGAAGGATCAGCTCCAATTAATATTATTTGGGAGCTTAGAAATCGGATGCCGGCAAAATTATTGGAACTAGCCAGTAAAGCAGAATAA
- the guaA gene encoding glutamine-hydrolyzing GMP synthase has product MENHELVIVLDFGGQYNQLIARRVREEKVFCEILPYDTSIEKIKKKNPKGIIFTGGPSSVYADKAPACDKEIFELGIPVLGICYGAQLMANILGGFVARPDIREYGKKELHILKESKILKGVGESSICWMSHTDYIKDVPQGFAVTAKTETCPVAAMENEEKRLYAVQFHPEVEHTQFGRQILSNFLYDICGCSGEWTMANFAQEEIQKVKELVGDKKVLCALSGGVDSSVASVLVHKAIGDNLHCIFVDHGLLRKDEGDQVEKIFKERFHMNFIRVNAQERFLNKLKGVSDPETKRKIIGEEFIRVFEEEAQKLEGIDYLLQGTIYPDVIESGTKDAAVIKSHHNVGGLPEDLGFELIEPLRDLFKDEVRAVGEEIGIPKDLVWRQPFPGPGLAIRIMGEITQEKLDILKEADFVFRDEIKKSGLDQEIWQYFAVLPGNRSVGVMGDERTYDYTIGLRAVTSTDGMTSDWARIPHDVLERISTRIVNEVSHVNRIVYDVTSKPPSTIEWE; this is encoded by the coding sequence ATGGAAAATCACGAACTGGTAATAGTGCTGGATTTCGGAGGGCAATACAATCAATTGATTGCAAGAAGGGTCAGAGAAGAGAAGGTTTTCTGCGAGATCCTGCCTTACGACACATCCATTGAAAAGATAAAAAAGAAAAACCCCAAGGGCATAATATTTACAGGGGGTCCTTCAAGCGTATATGCTGACAAGGCTCCTGCTTGCGACAAAGAGATATTTGAATTGGGAATACCCGTGCTTGGCATATGCTATGGAGCTCAGCTTATGGCAAACATACTTGGCGGATTCGTAGCAAGACCGGATATCAGAGAATACGGGAAAAAAGAGCTTCATATCCTTAAAGAAAGCAAGATTCTTAAGGGTGTTGGGGAAAGCTCCATCTGCTGGATGAGCCACACAGACTACATTAAGGATGTCCCACAGGGCTTTGCAGTTACTGCAAAGACGGAAACCTGTCCTGTAGCGGCTATGGAAAACGAAGAAAAGCGTCTATATGCAGTTCAGTTCCACCCGGAAGTAGAGCATACCCAATTTGGAAGACAGATTTTATCTAACTTCTTATATGACATCTGCGGCTGCTCCGGTGAGTGGACAATGGCAAACTTCGCCCAGGAAGAGATTCAAAAGGTTAAGGAACTTGTTGGAGACAAAAAAGTACTGTGCGCGTTAAGCGGCGGGGTAGACTCTTCCGTTGCATCCGTACTCGTACACAAAGCCATAGGGGACAATCTTCACTGCATCTTTGTAGACCACGGTCTTCTCAGAAAAGACGAAGGAGACCAGGTGGAAAAGATATTTAAAGAGCGTTTCCACATGAACTTCATCAGGGTAAATGCCCAGGAAAGATTTTTAAATAAGCTTAAAGGTGTATCAGATCCTGAGACGAAGAGAAAGATTATCGGAGAAGAGTTCATCAGGGTATTTGAAGAGGAAGCCCAGAAGCTTGAAGGAATAGACTATCTTCTCCAGGGAACAATTTATCCCGATGTAATAGAAAGCGGAACTAAAGACGCGGCTGTAATAAAAAGCCACCACAACGTTGGAGGACTGCCTGAAGACCTTGGCTTTGAGCTTATAGAGCCTCTTAGAGACCTGTTTAAAGACGAAGTTAGAGCCGTAGGAGAAGAGATAGGCATACCTAAAGACCTTGTATGGAGACAGCCTTTCCCGGGACCGGGCCTTGCAATAAGGATAATGGGAGAGATAACCCAGGAAAAGCTCGATATCTTAAAGGAAGCAGACTTCGTATTTAGAGACGAGATCAAAAAATCAGGCCTAGATCAAGAGATCTGGCAGTACTTTGCAGTGCTTCCCGGCAATAGAAGCGTTGGGGTCATGGGCGATGAGAGAACCTACGACTACACCATCGGACTAAGGGCTGTAACAAGCACCGACGGAATGACCAGCGACTGGGCAAGAATTCCACATGACGTATTGGAGAGAATTTCTACCAGGATAGTTAACGAGGTAAGCCACGTTAACCGTATAGTTTATGACGTAACGAGCAAGCCGCCAAGCACTATCGAGTGGGAGTAA